The genomic DNA GACTTTCCATTTAATCCTAATTTTCTCATGATTTTATCCATAAGGAAAGCAACTCTTGACATATATCCACTTTCTTCTAAAATAGCTAAGAAGAAATATAAGAAAACCATTACTGGAACAAATGTAAGAACTCCTCCTACTCCACCTATTATTCCATCTATAATAAGTGAGTGTAACCAGTCTGGAGTTCCTTCAACTAAAACTCCTACATATTTAGCTACAAAGTCTCCAAAGAATCCATCTACCCAATCAATAAAAGGAGCACTTCCATTAAATACTATTGCCATAACCCCAGCCATGATCAATATAAAAAGAGGAAGTCCTATAACTCTGTTTAAAAGAATTTTATCTACTTTATCAGTAAAATCGAGTCTTGATTTTATAGATGTTGTAAATGTTTTAGCTAATACTCCATTAACTGCTCCATATCTTTGTTCAGCAAGAATAGTTTCAGAATCATTATCATATTTATCTTCAAGATTTAATATTTCATCTTCAAACTTACCTTGAGCATCTATTCCATATTTAGTCTTTAATTTTTCTATTATATGCTTATCTCTTTCAATTAACTTTATTGCTAAAAATTCACTTGAATAATCTTTTATTGCTTTTTCAAAACTTTTATCTGAACTTATTTGACATTCTATTCTTCTTATTAAACTAGTAGTTGTTCTATCAAATGGAAGAGTATATTTTTTTTCTTTTCCTTTTTTTGATAGTTCCATAGCTTTCTCCATAAGCTCTGTAATACCAATTTTTTTCAAGGCAGATACACGAACTGCGTCCATTTCCATAACTTGTTCAAATTCTTTTTTATTTAGTTTATATTTTAGTTTGTCAAACTCATCACAGAAATTTAAAGCCATTATTGTTGGTTTATCTAGTTCTTTAATAAGATAACTCAAATAAAGATTTCTCTCTAAATTTGTTGAATCTACAACATTTATAACTACATCAGGTTTTTCTTCTAGTATAAAATCTCTAGTAATTTTTTCCTCTAAACTGTAAGGACTTAAGCTATATACCCCTGGTAAATCAACAAGCTCTATCTCTTCACCTTTATAGGTAAATCTAGCTTCCTTCTTTTCTACTGTTACTCCTGGCCAGTTACCTACTGTTAGATTTGACCCTGCTATTGCATTTATAAGTGCTGATTTCCCTACATTGGGGTTTCCAGCAAAAGCTAATTTTATCATATATTACTCCCCTCTACTTCTATATTTTAACCTTCTATTTTTTCCACTTCTATGTGTTGAGCATCTTCTTTTCTAATTGCTATTCCTGTTGCTTTAACAATATACTCTTGAGGATCTCCTAAAGGTGCATTTCTTTCAAGTTTTATTGTTTCTCCAGCTGTGACTCCCATATCAACAAGTCTCTTTTTCAATTCTCCTAGTCTACCTATTTTTATAATCTTAGCCTTTTCGCCACGTTTCAAATCACATAATTTCATCTGTCGACCTCCATACTTGTATTGTTGTTAAACAATTTGAATTTCAAAGTTTTATTTCAAATAATAACAGCCCTTCCAGGCTGCTAAGTCTATATTATTTCTAACATCCTATTTTTCTTGTAGTATTATTTTGTTTGCTATTGCAAAACTAAGTGCATATTTTATCGTGTCATTTATTTTTACAATAAAGCAATTGTCTCTATCTCCCATAACTCGCACCTTATTTCCTATACAAAGTCCTTTTTCTAAAAGACAACATTTAGAACGTCCATTTCCTTTGATTTCAGAAATATAAAAATCTTTATTTGGTTGTGCAAAACATAAAGGTACCATAAATATCCTCTCCTTTACACCTAAAATACATATCTAGTGTAATTATAATCAAAAAAATAAAATTTGTCAATAGAAAACCTTTGATTATAAAAATATTATCTAGTACAATGGTGTTATATGCTCTTAATCTTACTATCATTGCTATGTTTATTAAAATAAAAAAGTGGAAATTTTAAGTAAAATCTCCACTTTTAACAATGTCATATATTTTTTAAATTTAGTTTTATGTTCAAACTACTCATACATAACTAATTCTTTTTCTTTGATACTTTTTTGTATATCAATTACTCTTTGGTTAGAACTTCCTCTCCATTTCAATGTCAAATCTTTTTTTTCTAATATAAATCTGCCATCAACTAAAACATCACAAAGAGATATAAGCTCAAATCTTTTTATATCTTCTTTTAATTGCTCCCAAGTAAATCCCGACCATATCCATATATCTTTTTCAGGAAATAAGCTTTTAAATTCTTTTACAAATTCAATAAGAGTATCTATATTTTTATAATAGGTTGGATCTCCTCCTAAAAGAGATAAACCATTTGCTACACAACCATATTTTGTAAAATATGCAAAGATTTCTTCTTTTTCTTTTAAAGTAAAAGGATTTCCATAAGAGCTATCCCAAGTATCTCTATTAAAACATCCTTTGCATCTATGGGAACACCCACTTACAAATAGACTTACCCTGATTCCTTTTCCATTTATCATATCAGAGTATTTAATTCCAGAATAATTCATTTCTTCGCTCCTAATCACTAACTATTATGTTTAACTCTACTCATTATTTCTTTTTGCTTTCCTTTATTAAATGGTCTTGCATTTGGTTGACTTAAATATCCACACACACGTCTTATTACACTCATTTTATCATTATCATGATTTCCACAGTTAGGACATTCAAATCCTCTTTCTGTAGCTAAAAATTCCCCTTTAAAGCCGCATACATGACATTTATCAACTGGTTGATTAATTCCCATATAATGAATACCTACAGACTTTGCATATTTTAAAATGCCGTGAATTGCATCTATATTATTTTTTAATGAATCTGTTTCTATATATGATATATGTCCTCCAGCAGAATATTGATGTCCCAATGCCTCTAATCTTAATTTTTCAAATGGATTAATTTGTATATGAGAAGATACATGGAATGAATTATCATAATATCCTTTATCAGTTATTCCTTCAATTATTCCAAATTCTTCTTTATCAATTCTAGCAAATCTATCACATAAACTTTCTGATGGTGTTCCATATAATGCAAAACCTAAGTTTGTTTGTTTCTTAAATTCTTTAACTTTATCTGCTATATGTTTTAAAATATCATATGTTTTATGATAAGTTTCTTCATCTTGTGAAAAATCTTTTCCATATAACAATTGAGATACTTCACTAAGTCCTATATATCCAATTGATACAGTTGCATATCCTCCCCAAATAAGGTCTCCAATTGTATCTTTTGGATTTTTTACAGCTAAAGCACCAGACATCCATAAAATTGGAGCCATTTCAGCTTGAGTTTTTTCTAAGTAATGTGCTCTAAAAACTGAATTTTCTTTACAAAGATCTAGTATTCTATCTAACTCTTTATAAAATCCTTCTTCATCACCTTTAAATTTAATAGCTATTCTAGGTAAGTTAATTGAAGTTGCACCTATATTGAATCTTCCTGAATATATTTCTTTTCCATCTTTATTAAACCATGGAGATAAAAATGCTCTACACCCCATTGGATAAACTACAGTTCCATTTTCTAGTTGGTCTTTTGTTATAAATAAAATATCTGGATAGATTGATTTTGTCATACACTCAAATGCAAATTGTGATATATCCCAGTTTGGATCTTCTTTATCCATATTTAATCCTTCACACATTGCATAAACTATCTTTGGAAATATTGCTGTTTCTTTTTTAGCTCCAAAACCTTCCATTCTAGTTCTAAATACAAACTCTTGTACCATTCTTCCTTCCCAAGAAGTTTCAGTTCCAATACCTATAGTTGTAAATGGTGTTTGCCCATTAACAGTTGATAAAGAGTTAATTTCATATTCCAATCCTTGCATAGCTTGTTTTATAGATTCTCTAGTTAAATCACAAGTATATTCATATGCTAATGGATATTTTTCTTTAAGTTTTAAATTTGAATATTCAATATTTCCTTCTTCAATAACTCTATCTACTTCTTCTTGTGGAATTCTTTCTACATATTTTAATCCTTTTCTAAAATGCTTTTTAAAGCTTTTTTTAATATAAGGCACTAATGCTCTATCTAAATACGGAATAGAGCATCCTCCATATGTATTAGAAGATACAGATGCTATAATTTGAACTATATG from Fusobacterium hominis includes the following:
- a CDS encoding ferrous iron transport protein A, whose translation is MVPLCFAQPNKDFYISEIKGNGRSKCCLLEKGLCIGNKVRVMGDRDNCFIVKINDTIKYALSFAIANKIILQEK
- the nrdG gene encoding anaerobic ribonucleoside-triphosphate reductase activating protein — encoded protein: MNYSGIKYSDMINGKGIRVSLFVSGCSHRCKGCFNRDTWDSSYGNPFTLKEKEEIFAYFTKYGCVANGLSLLGGDPTYYKNIDTLIEFVKEFKSLFPEKDIWIWSGFTWEQLKEDIKRFELISLCDVLVDGRFILEKKDLTLKWRGSSNQRVIDIQKSIKEKELVMYE
- the feoB gene encoding ferrous iron transport protein B, producing MIKLAFAGNPNVGKSALINAIAGSNLTVGNWPGVTVEKKEARFTYKGEEIELVDLPGVYSLSPYSLEEKITRDFILEEKPDVVINVVDSTNLERNLYLSYLIKELDKPTIMALNFCDEFDKLKYKLNKKEFEQVMEMDAVRVSALKKIGITELMEKAMELSKKGKEKKYTLPFDRTTTSLIRRIECQISSDKSFEKAIKDYSSEFLAIKLIERDKHIIEKLKTKYGIDAQGKFEDEILNLEDKYDNDSETILAEQRYGAVNGVLAKTFTTSIKSRLDFTDKVDKILLNRVIGLPLFILIMAGVMAIVFNGSAPFIDWVDGFFGDFVAKYVGVLVEGTPDWLHSLIIDGIIGGVGGVLTFVPVMVFLYFFLAILEESGYMSRVAFLMDKIMRKLGLNGKSFVPMVVGFGCTVPAIYASRTLEDETSRKMTAAMTPFMSCGARLPVYGLFTAAFFGAKGGIIVVSLYLLGILIAILVGTVLKRFREFKVDEKALLIELPPYRIPSLKVILNSTWLRISSYIKRAGTVILGIMLILWALTYFPGKGDPNKSYIAKFGHSFSTIMAPTGFGDKWEVVAAIPPSIAAKEVVVGFLAQVLSTDEATVEEEEVEEYNFKEDLVDQVKGFIGAIKDSGVAMVSMDVKGLFSTPDTDEIEEEGRGIVQATANLWPNDNLAPLRAYSFMAFILLVVPCVATLGAIKHEFGWNFLGKIIGIMLVVPYVVSVLIFQIGKLFM
- a CDS encoding FeoA family protein; translated protein: MKLCDLKRGEKAKIIKIGRLGELKKRLVDMGVTAGETIKLERNAPLGDPQEYIVKATGIAIRKEDAQHIEVEKIEG
- the nrdD gene encoding anaerobic ribonucleoside-triphosphate reductase; amino-acid sequence: MKEVIKRDGSVVDFDKNRIIRAITMAFKQSSEPMNKELAEKIASQIENIDKNRMSVEDIQDLVVKKLMASSEKDIAISYQSYRAIKTEIRNKQKGIYKNIAELVDASNDDMLSENANKDAKTISVQRDLLAGISSKDYYLNKILPKHLKKAHEKGEIHIHDLDYLLFKETNCELVDIERMLKGGCNIGNAKMLEPNSVDVAVGHIVQIIASVSSNTYGGCSIPYLDRALVPYIKKSFKKHFRKGLKYVERIPQEEVDRVIEEGNIEYSNLKLKEKYPLAYEYTCDLTRESIKQAMQGLEYEINSLSTVNGQTPFTTIGIGTETSWEGRMVQEFVFRTRMEGFGAKKETAIFPKIVYAMCEGLNMDKEDPNWDISQFAFECMTKSIYPDILFITKDQLENGTVVYPMGCRAFLSPWFNKDGKEIYSGRFNIGATSINLPRIAIKFKGDEEGFYKELDRILDLCKENSVFRAHYLEKTQAEMAPILWMSGALAVKNPKDTIGDLIWGGYATVSIGYIGLSEVSQLLYGKDFSQDEETYHKTYDILKHIADKVKEFKKQTNLGFALYGTPSESLCDRFARIDKEEFGIIEGITDKGYYDNSFHVSSHIQINPFEKLRLEALGHQYSAGGHISYIETDSLKNNIDAIHGILKYAKSVGIHYMGINQPVDKCHVCGFKGEFLATERGFECPNCGNHDNDKMSVIRRVCGYLSQPNARPFNKGKQKEIMSRVKHNS